The Deinococcus budaensis genome contains the following window.
CCCTGCTCCAGCGCGCCCCGCACCCGGTCGGGGTCGGCGCGCAAGTCGGCGGCCCGCTCCTGAATGGGCGTCAGCTCGCGGCGCACACCCTCCATCAGCAGCTTCTTGCAGTCCACGCAGCCGATTCCGGCGGTGCGGCAGCCCTGGTACACCGTCTCGATGGTCGGCAGGTCGGAAAAGAGCTTGTGGTAGTCCCCGATCAGGCACTTGTCGGGGTCGCCGGGGTCGGTGCGGCGCACCCGCGCGGGATCGGTGGGCGCCACCCGGATTTTTTGCCAGATCGAGTCGAGCGGTTCCAGAATCCCCAGGGTGCTCGTCTCGCCCTTGCTCTTGCCCATCTTGCCGTGGCCGTCCACGCCGGGAATCCGCAGGGCGTCTTTGGCATACACGGCCTGCGGCTCGGGAAACGTCTCGCCGTAGAGGTGGTTGAACTTGCGGGCGATCTCGCGCGTCAGCTCGATGTGCTGGGTCTGGTCCTCGCCCACCGGCACGGTGTCCGCCTTGTACAGCAGGATGTCGGCGGCCATCAGCACCGGGTACATCAGCAGGCCCGCCGGGACACTCTCCAGCTCGGCGGACTTGTCCTTGTACTGGGTCATGCGCTCCAGCTCGCCCACCGGGGTCAGCGAGGTGAAGATCCAGTTCAGCTCGAAATGCTCGGGCACCTGCGACTGCGCGAAAAAGACCACCTTGTCCGGATCGAGGCCCACCGCGAAGTTCGCCACCGCCATCTCGAAGGTCCGCTCGGCCAGCCGGGAGGGGTCGTGGGACGCCGGGTTGGTGATCGCGTGCAGGTCCACCACGCAGTA
Protein-coding sequences here:
- the trpS gene encoding tryptophan--tRNA ligase yields the protein MPRVFSGIQPTGDPHIGNLFGAMKNYVRLGEQYGKNSLYCVVDLHAITNPASHDPSRLAERTFEMAVANFAVGLDPDKVVFFAQSQVPEHFELNWIFTSLTPVGELERMTQYKDKSAELESVPAGLLMYPVLMAADILLYKADTVPVGEDQTQHIELTREIARKFNHLYGETFPEPQAVYAKDALRIPGVDGHGKMGKSKGETSTLGILEPLDSIWQKIRVAPTDPARVRRTDPGDPDKCLIGDYHKLFSDLPTIETVYQGCRTAGIGCVDCKKLLMEGVRRELTPIQERAADLRADPDRVRGALEQGAKEARAIARPVIEEVREKVGFLKR